aaacaacaaGCAGTCATCAGATTTATGTTACAATCATATAGTGATCCAGTGCGTGATTCACAACACAAGAGATGCATACGTAGCTCATTACAAGTAGGTCAAGTTGACAGAAATTCATCCCACTTTGCTCTATACATACATTCCACAAGTTTGATGTTCATACAAATATGataacaaaacacaattaGTACCTTGATATGAAGAACtaaaatgacaaaaacatCTCTTATCGAACAAATCTAGTAAAGAGCGTTCAACactaaaaagagaaaacaatgtCTTACGGCAGATGATACAAACACTGCAAGCATCTCAAACTATTTAGAGTTGAGACAATTTAATCAAGAAGGTGGCATATCTACAACTACAACAAGATCACATATGAGCATAGTTGAAAAAAACTAGCAGAATCATGGCAAAGCAGTTTCCCAATACTACATTCACGAAGTGCAAGGAGATAGAAGCTCCACAAGACAAAATCTAAATGACACAAGATTACATCTACTGATCTACGCAATCATTTGGGGGAAACCTCTTTTATCTCCAACCTTATCACAGATCTATCACTAAATGCATCAGGGAGGGTCTAAAATTTCGAGACAATTCCAGATCATTGAAGCTTTTAGTGACCTAATACACACATCAATCTACAGAGCAGTAAGGATAAAAACCCTATCGTACATGATCAACAGCGAGGAATACAAAGGAAACACTAAAAATCGAAGTGATCTAAACCCAAGGGAAAGAGataaggcaaaaaaaaacctgGCTGAACTTGAGAGCGTGTTGTTCACCAGCGAGCTGAAGATTGCCGGAGACAAAGACGAGCATACCACCGGCGGGACCAGAAGGCTGACAATCGACGGTGGTGATGTTGTGCTTACACTGCTGGAAAGGGAGGCCGGTGAGCTTAGCGACGATGTTCTGAGAGCCCTGGATCTTCTGGCCTTCGAAGGTCAACATGGATCCTTCTTGGTATAGAGAAACCAACCCTGGACGATTTGCATCGAAGGTGGAGTAGTAGTGCTCAACGAAAGCCTTTGCAACAGCGTCTGGATCCATctctttcttcgtcttcctttTTGATCCTTAGCTCTTGCGTCGTGCTTTTTCAACAGGCGAGAGAGGATCGAGAGGGTTAGATAATTTACTGAAAAATTATACGAATGGACCAAGACTAGAGATACTGAAATGAGTGTTTGACGATACTTTAAATGGGCCTTATATTTTTCAAGTTGGGCCCGTTAATATATGGGACAATCAACAGTAtagctcaattggtaaatTGACTAACTTCATTTGATTCCTACAccatttaaagatttttaatcaaattctGATATAActaagataatattttaaagCATTTAACTAACATGGAAAATtatgaaatgaaatattaattttggatagaaaatttaaaacatttatctttgtgaaataaaaagaaagtctCTTATAATATAACTTGTAAAGTAATCCTTTAAATTCTAAAAgatctaaaacaaaatgagttaAATCCTATGTCTATGTGTTGAATCTGGAAGATCGAGGTGGAAGAAAAAGGATCATGATTCATGGGTGAGAGAACAACCGTTGATTGGtgtgtttcaactttcaagcaatcccattttaaaaaaataaatttatgtaaGCAATTgcaaacaaaatgaaatgattatGCTTTAAGATATCGACACGTGTAAAACAGATGACgtaccaagaaaataaatgattctgtattttgttttagccatttgttttttctttaaaggaAAGTGTatgttgaaattgaaaaaacaaaccgagttatatatatagagttatTTGACTAAAGAAGGAAGCTTTGGTTAAACTAACTTGTATAATTCTTTTGTGTAGTTTAGTTTTGATAAAATGGCCAAACAATTTTGGTCACTTTACCAACTACTGCAAAAAAACcattttcataataataaattgtAACACgccttttatttttattattggaGGGTGAGAACTGAGACCATATATGCCTTTGTTCCCTTCTTGTGGGTCCCTTtagcctttttttttcttttgcctgCGCCGtttagtgttttttcttttatatataaatagaggtAAGTTATTTTACCAATCATTTGGTGTTATTAATAGTAGTATTAATGAGGTTCTAAACTTGTTTATAAAAATCAGATCTTACTAAACAAACTCAAAGAATCTCAACTAtgaacatttttcttctagaaTCGAGTTttaacatcatcatcagcaggatataattttttgtgtttgaattttatctgtattttttttaggAGTACATAAGCAGCTtaagattaaaatatatattaatggaagtatgaatgaaaaaagaaaagaaagataatcagataatagagagagagagagagagaaggaagcaGACATTTGTCTTCCACCATattcttctcatcttttcCGATgatagattcttcttcttcttcttcttctactactaCTTCTGCTCCTCTTTCTTAAGTTTCTCCATTTGATAATTCACTCAAGTCTCCagctcctcttcttcttctcgttgCTTTATTCGCTCTCTTtcactcatcatcatcacactCAAAGATTTCTGTTGTATTGGAGCAAGCTCTAGCGAATTTTCGTACTCCCCTTGTAGAATTTTAGTTTCCTGTTTTAGATTTCGAGGAATCTCGCTTTGGAAACTTTAAGCTCCTGTTCAAAGTTTCTacctttgtttattttgtttttgttttcttctctcttatcttTCGTCATCTTTGATTAAGTAACCACTTTGATCTCTCAATTTCAGCCTTTGGGTTGTCTAATCTGACACGTTCCTCTGTCTTAgctttccttttctcttctcgtTTGTGGGAAGCCTACAAggattaattattaaataccCAACCCCAAAAAATTCTTCCTTTTTGATTCTCTGATTCGTCCCTTTTTGTACATGGTTTCTGTTTGGTTGTTAGAGCTTCTTGCTGAGTTGAATTGAGCTGGTTGCAATCACTCTGTTTCTTGGGGGTTGATCGTGTATTCAAGTGGTGGATGAGTCTGTTCCATGTGCTAGGGTTTGGTGTCAAGATTGGGCATCTCTTCTGGATGCTATGCTGCTGGTTTGTTTCTTGGTTCGTTGATAATGGGATCGAGGACAAGTCTGGTCTTTTAGTTGGCTCTGTCGGTGATCTTGAGAAGACTAAGATGACtacgttgaagaagaagaacaagatgTGGTTCTGGAATAAGATCTCTAGCAGCGGACTCAAGATCCCGAGTTTCTCTTATCAGTTTCTTGGCTCTGTTAAATTCAACAAGGCGTGGTGGAGGAAGCTTGTGGTGGTTTGGGTTGTCTTCTGGGTCTTGGTCTCTATTTGGACGTTTTGGTACTTTAGCTCGCAAGCTAtggagaagaggaaagagacGCTAGCTAGTATGTGTGATGAGAGAGCTCGTATGCTGCAGGATCAGTTCAACGTTAGCATGAATCATGTTCAAGCCATGTCTATCTTGATCTCAACCTTCCACCATGGCAAGATTCCTTCTGCTATCGATCAGGTATTCTCGATTCCGCATCTTCTTGTCTTCTAATCTGTTTGGATTGATGCCTGAGATCTAGTCTTGCTTGTAGTACATAAGTTGTTCCTACGGTGTAGTATATGAACGGTCCTTGGATGATGGTAGCTTTTTTCATTCAACTTGCTCTCGAATTTCAGTTAGGATTTACAATTTTGCTGATTGTTGCTTACAGTCTTTGTATTTAGCTAACACTTGGTAGCTTGATTCCTATCTTCTTGAGTATTAGTGAACAGTAACTAACATTAAGAAGCTTTGTGTAGAGAACATTCTCAGAGTACACTGATAGAACTTCCTTTGAGAGGCCTCTTACTAGCGGGGTAGCTTATGCTATGAGGGTGCTCCATTCAGAGAGGGAAGAGTTCGAGAGGCAACAAGGTTGGACTATTAGGAAGATGTATTCTCTTGAACAAAACCCAGTTCACAAGGATGACTATGACCTGGAAGCTTTGGAACCATCCCCTGTCCAAGAAGAGTACGCTCCAGTCATCTTTGCTCAGGACACTGTTTCTCACGTTGTTTCTCTCGATATGCTGTCTGGGAAAGTAAGCTTCTTTACTGGTTCtaattttactgtttttatgtaatttaCTATCATGGTCTACACTCACTACCGGGCGAATCCTGCCGACATGGCTAGTTCATATTTCAATCTCGGCTTACCGATTAAGttgttttgatcattttatttaaagtttagagCACTGTTTTAACTGATACTTATTCTCACTCAATTCCTCTTGATAGGAAGATCGTGAAAACGTTTTGCGGGCCAGGAGTTCAGGTAAAGGGGTTTTGACAGCTCCTTTCCCATTGATAAAGACAAATAGACTTGGGGTGATCCTGACATTTGCAGTGTACAAGAGAGATCTCCCCTCCAATGCAACgccaaaagagagaattgagGCTACTAACGGGTGTGTAGCATAGGCgtctaaataaataataacgCATAAGTTTTACAACATTATTTTTGCTCATTCATCTCTTTTGATGCCCCTGAAGGTATCTCGGGGGAGTGTTTGACATTGAGTCCCTGGTAGAAAACTTGCTTCAACAGCTGGCTAGCAAGCAAACGATTCTTGTCAATGTGTACGATATCACCAATCACTCTCAACCGATTAGCATGTATGGTACAAATGTGTCGGCTGATGGGTTGGAACGTGTTAGTCCACTAATCTTTGGCGATCCATTGAGAAAGCATGAGATGCGTTGCAGGTACTTGCAGTTGGCACATACATATGTCTgtaatttcttcttgtttgcaAGAATCCAGGTGCTAACATTTTGTTGtgagcttcttcctctttgtaGATTTAAGCAGAAACCACCATGGCCAGTGCTATCAATGGTGACATCATTCGGTATCCTTGTGATTGCGTTACTTGTTGCACATATAATCCACGCAACCGTTAGTCGAATACacaaagttgaagaagattgtgATAAAATGAAGCAGCTCAAGAAAAAGGCTGAAGCAGCAGATGTTGCAAAGTCACAGGTAAATACATCATCCTCAGTTGATAAATTTCCACAGCATATTAAACTTTCTATGACAGAGAGAAGAGTTGTaatctaacttttttttatgcaGTTCCTTGCCACTGTTTCACATGAAATCAGAACTCCAATGAATGGTGTTCTAGGTGAGTATCGAAATGGCCACTATGTTGCCTCCTTCTCTCACCTATGCCCATGAATATTTTCTGAAGAACAAACTTAACCAAATATTCTCATGTTGACTTTGATCTGGGGTGTAGGAATGTTGCATATGCTTATGGACACAGAGTTAGATGTTACGCAACAGGATTATGTTAGGACCGCACAGGCAAGTGGAAAAGCTTTAGTCTCGCTAATAAATGAGGTTTTGGACCAAGCAAAGATTGAATCTGGAAAGCTTGAACTTGAGGAGGTGCGGTTTGATTTGAGAGGAATATTAGATGATGTCCTGTCACTCTTCTCTAGCAAGTCCCAACAAAAGGGGGTGGAGGTAACTTACTATATGATCTGCAAAGCAAGGGTTGTAACTGATAGCAAGTCTTTCTTACTGATTTTTTGAGTGTTGCTGATGAACGCAGTTGGCAGTATACATATCTGATCGTGTTCCAGATATGTTAATTGGTGATCCTGGGAGGTTTCGACAAATACTCACAAATCTTATGGGTAATTCCATTAAggtaaacttttttattatgtttttttctgacCATTCCTTGCATCCGAGTTGATCAACGGAGCtgatcatttatatatattctggCAGTTCACTGAGAAAGGACACATCTTTGTAACTGTTCATTTGGTGGATGAGCTATTTGAATCTATCGATGGAGAGACAGCATCATCTCCGGAAAGTACACTGAGTGGGCTTCCAGTTGCAGACCGGCAGAGGAGCTGGGAAAACTTTAAAGCTTTCAGCTCCAACGGGCATCGGAGCTTTGAACCATCTCCCCCTGATATAAACCTAATCGTCTCAGTTGAGGATACTGGCGTAGGGATCCCTGTAGAAGCGCAGTCCCGTATTTTTACGCCTTTCATGCAAGTCGGACCATCCATATCCAGGACGCATGGAGGCACAGGAATTGGACTTAGCATAAGCAAATGTCTAGTTGGACTGATGAAGGGAGAAATTGGATTCTCGAGTACTCCCAAGGTTGGGTCCACATTCACATTTACTGCTGTATTTTCCAATGGGATGCAACCAGCTGAAAGAAAGAATGACAACAACCAGCCCATATTCTCGGAATTCCGGGGCATGAAAGCTGTGGTTGTGGACCATAGGCCTGCAAGGGCAAAAGTCTCGTGGTACCATTTTCAGCGTCTTGGAATTCGAGTCGAAGTAGTTCCACGTGTTGAACAGGCTCTACATTATCTGAAGATTGGTACTACCACTGTGAATATGATACTCATAGAGCAAGAAATATGGAATAGGGAAGCAGATGATTTCATTAAAAAGCTACAGAAAGACCCTCTTTTCCTTTCTCCTAAGTTGATTTTGTTAGCAAACTCAGTAGAATCGTCAATATCAGAGGCTTTATGCACCGGTATAGATCCTCCAATAGTGATAGTGAAACCATTGAGGGCGAGTATGCTAGCAGCAACTTTGCAGAGGGGATTGGGTATTGGAATCAGAGAACCACCTCAACACAAGGGACCTCCTGCTTTGATTCTCAGGAATCTTCTCCTTGGTAGAAAAATTTTAATCGTGGATGATAACAACGTAAACCTCAGAGTGGCAGCGGGAGCTCTGAAAAAGTACGGAGCTGATGTGGTCTGCGCTGAGAGTGGGATAAAGGCAATCTCATTGCTTAAGCCACCTCACGAGTTTGATGCTTGCTTCATGGACATTCAGATGCCAGAAATGGATGGGTATGCCTGATTGGTATACtagtttttttgaaaagttcGAAATAtgtaataagaaaattgaaatgttTTTCTGCCCTGTCTTTCTGCAGATTTGAAGCTACAAGGAGAATACGAGATATGGAAGAGGAGATGAACAAGAGAATAAAGAATGGGGAGGCTTTGATAGTAGAGAACGGTAACAAAACAAGCTGGCATCTTCCGGTATTAGCAATGACGGCAGATGTGATCCAAGCAACGCATGAGGAATGTCTGAAGTGTGGAATGGATGGGTATGTATCAAAACCATTTGAAGCAGAGCAGCTGTACAGGGAAGTTTCTCGCTTTTTCAATTCGCCTTCAGATACAGAATCATAAGAGGAGATGGGGCTGGAAGAAGAACAGCGAAGGAAACACAAAAACTCGTGTCTCCTATGCATCTTGAAGTAGTAGTAAGCCGCCTATATTCCTCCTCTCTATATATTTACTCACCTAAAAACATGTCTTCTCAACTGACAGTAACGCCTTATGTGAACTTGTTTATAGGAAAAACAGATTGACGATTGCAAAAAGAGTGTATATAGAAAGGC
This sequence is a window from Arabidopsis thaliana chromosome 1 sequence. Protein-coding genes within it:
- the NTF2A gene encoding nuclear transport factor 2A (nuclear transport factor 2A (NTF2A); CONTAINS InterPro DOMAIN/s: Nuclear transport factor 2 (InterPro:IPR002075), Nuclear transport factor 2, Eukaryote (InterPro:IPR018222); BEST Arabidopsis thaliana protein match is: nuclear transport factor 2B (TAIR:AT1G27970.1); Has 977 Blast hits to 977 proteins in 228 species: Archae - 0; Bacteria - 0; Metazoa - 416; Fungi - 243; Plants - 223; Viruses - 0; Other Eukaryotes - 95 (source: NCBI BLink).); the encoded protein is MDPDAVAKAFVEHYYSTFDANRPGLVSLYQEGSMLTFEGQKIQGSQNIVAKLTGLPFQQCKHNITTVDCQPSGPAGGMLVFVSGNLQLAGEQHALKFSQMFHLISNQGNYYVFNDIFRLNYA
- the HK3 gene encoding histidine kinase 3 (histidine kinase 3 (HK3); CONTAINS InterPro DOMAIN/s: Signal transduction histidine kinase, homodimeric (InterPro:IPR009082), CHASE (InterPro:IPR006189), Signal transduction histidine kinase, core (InterPro:IPR005467), ATPase-like, ATP-binding domain (InterPro:IPR003594), CheY-like (InterPro:IPR011006), Signal transduction response regulator, receiver domain (InterPro:IPR001789), Signal transduction histidine kinase, subgroup 1, dimerisation/phosphoacceptor domain (InterPro:IPR003661), Signal transduction histidine kinase-related protein, C-terminal (InterPro:IPR004358); BEST Arabidopsis thaliana protein match is: histidine kinase 2 (TAIR:AT5G35750.1); Has 124308 Blast hits to 110912 proteins in 3043 species: Archae - 772; Bacteria - 110408; Metazoa - 31; Fungi - 2185; Plants - 2022; Viruses - 28; Other Eukaryotes - 8862 (source: NCBI BLink).), with the translated sequence MSLFHVLGFGVKIGHLFWMLCCWFVSWFVDNGIEDKSGLLVGSVGDLEKTKMTTLKKKNKMWFWNKISSSGLKIPSFSYQFLGSVKFNKAWWRKLVVVWVVFWVLVSIWTFWYFSSQAMEKRKETLASMCDERARMLQDQFNVSMNHVQAMSILISTFHHGKIPSAIDQRTFSEYTDRTSFERPLTSGVAYAMRVLHSEREEFERQQGWTIRKMYSLEQNPVHKDDYDLEALEPSPVQEEYAPVIFAQDTVSHVVSLDMLSGKEDRENVLRARSSGKGVLTAPFPLIKTNRLGVILTFAVYKRDLPSNATPKERIEATNGYLGGVFDIESLVENLLQQLASKQTILVNVYDITNHSQPISMYGTNVSADGLERVSPLIFGDPLRKHEMRCRFKQKPPWPVLSMVTSFGILVIALLVAHIIHATVSRIHKVEEDCDKMKQLKKKAEAADVAKSQFLATVSHEIRTPMNGVLGMLHMLMDTELDVTQQDYVRTAQASGKALVSLINEVLDQAKIESGKLELEEVRFDLRGILDDVLSLFSSKSQQKGVELAVYISDRVPDMLIGDPGRFRQILTNLMGNSIKFTEKGHIFVTVHLVDELFESIDGETASSPESTLSGLPVADRQRSWENFKAFSSNGHRSFEPSPPDINLIVSVEDTGVGIPVEAQSRIFTPFMQVGPSISRTHGGTGIGLSISKCLVGLMKGEIGFSSTPKVGSTFTFTAVFSNGMQPAERKNDNNQPIFSEFRGMKAVVVDHRPARAKVSWYHFQRLGIRVEVVPRVEQALHYLKIGTTTVNMILIEQEIWNREADDFIKKLQKDPLFLSPKLILLANSVESSISEALCTGIDPPIVIVKPLRASMLAATLQRGLGIGIREPPQHKGPPALILRNLLLGRKILIVDDNNVNLRVAAGALKKYGADVVCAESGIKAISLLKPPHEFDACFMDIQMPEMDGFEATRRIRDMEEEMNKRIKNGEALIVENGNKTSWHLPVLAMTADVIQATHEECLKCGMDGYVSKPFEAEQLYREVSRFFNSPSDTES